From Chryseotalea sp. WA131a:
GTTACCATGGGGGCTAAGGTCTCATTTAAAGCCTTCTCTTGATTCAACCGGATTAGATCCATTTTCATTTTTCCAAATGGAATTCAAACCTCTTGATTTTGCCCTCATGTACTATCAAGTCACTCTTTTGATTCTAGCCTTTCTATTGTGTTCAAAGATTAAGTCCTTCAAATTACTTTCAAAAAGCTTTCATCGAAAAGAGACTCTAGGAATTGAGGTGGTAGTGGTATCAATAATTATGGGTCTTATTCCTGTTATGTTGCTTAAGCTATATCTACCCAATTACATGTATTTTCTATTTGTTCAGTCATTTCTGAGTATACTTTTTATTCCCGCATATTTAAAGGAAAATTTTTTTCAGATAAAAAACCCTTCCATCCGATGGAAGGTAGTGGGAATATCAAGCTTGGTACTCGTTGTTGTTTTCAGTTTCTTTTTTATTTCTATCCAAAAAGACCTTAATGGAATTGTCAATATTAACCTCCGAACAAGGACAGAATTGGCGCACGATAAATCCATCGCATGGACAAAAATAGATTTTCTTAAATCTGTGAAACTACTTAGGCAGGTTCAATCAAAACAGTTGATTGTTGACTCAATTACGGGTAACCCTATCCTTAGAATCCTAACAAAACTAAAGGAACTCGATTCTCTACCACTACGAGAGAAGAATGAGTCACTCATTTACGCTGATCTTTCAGAAATACCTATGAAAGCTCGTAATCCTACAACAACCTTATTTTGGGTAGATTTCTCAAAAGTCAATCCAAATTGGATGCTGTTCTGTTATGACCTGCCCATGATCATACCCGCCCTTTCCGGCATTGCAATGATAGATGGAATGCCTTGCAATTGCCCGAATTTAATCGGGCATGGATACATTTTTTACGCTGACAAGGCAGATTGCAAACCAATTGAATCGATGGAAGAATTGAAAAAAAAGATTAAGGTCAGTGGCATCAAACAAATCTTCGTATTTAATAAGACAACCTATGTTTTTGAGAAGATTCTTATAAACTGATTACTGAAATCGAAACAAATTAAGATTCCTTAATGAATGCGCGAATTCAAGAAGAGAGACGAATGTAAAATCCGATTTAAAGTATTCATTTTTCTTATCAGATATGAATACTGTCTTCATTCCTAGTTTTGAACCAAAGAGGATGTCCGAGTGTGAGTCGCCAATCATGATGCTTTGGTCAAACCGGAGATTGGGAAATTCTTTTTTAGCCTGCAATGCCATTCCAACATCCGGTTTTCTGCAATTGCACTCAAAATTATTATGAGGACAATAAAATATTCTGTCAATTCTACCACCGCCTTGCCTTATGCTATTCGTTAGCTTCTCGTGAATCATTAACAAATCTTGATGAGAGAATAAGCCCTTGGCAATCCCTCTCTGGTTTGTGACTATAAAAATTCTTTGAAAAAAATCTGAAAGCAAGTTTACAGCCTCAATTGCTCCAGGTAAAATGATTAAAGAGTCTGGATTGGTTACATATCCATTTTCTATTTTCCTATTTAGAACCCCATCTCGATCTAAGAATAATGTCCAGCTATTCATTCTTTACTATTAACTCGGGAAATTCAACTTGTGCCCTTTCATAGTCCTCCGGAACCCCAATGTCAATGAAAAAAAAATTTGACCGATAAGCCTTTAAACCAAATGATCCATTACTAGTTTCAAGTATATCCTTTTCAAAAGAAAATTTATCGGAAGAATATTTCTTAATGAAATTTGTATAAAACCCTGAAGTAAATAAATAAGCACCACAGTTAATGTAACCTTTCTCGAC
This genomic window contains:
- a CDS encoding HAD family hydrolase, with protein sequence MNSWTLFLDRDGVLNRKIENGYVTNPDSLIILPGAIEAVNLLSDFFQRIFIVTNQRGIAKGLFSHQDLLMIHEKLTNSIRQGGGRIDRIFYCPHNNFECNCRKPDVGMALQAKKEFPNLRFDQSIMIGDSHSDILFGSKLGMKTVFISDKKNEYFKSDFTFVSLLEFAHSLRNLNLFRFQ